The proteins below come from a single Saccharopolyspora sp. SCSIO 74807 genomic window:
- a CDS encoding phosphogluconate dehydrogenase C-terminal domain-containing protein yields MTEQLTIAVIGAGGKMGMRVSDNLQRTEHTVRYSENSPAGQQRVTGAGREVTGTAVAIKDADVVILAVPDTVLGAVSEQVVPQLKAGSVLVTLDPAAAYANLLAERDDLAYVVAHPCHPSVFLQRKTPEELADTFGGIAAPQEVVAAIESGDEQHRAVAESVIRAMYAPVLDVHWVTVKQLAYLEPTLVETVACMVGDLLREALHETVHTVGVPEPAARAMLLGHTQVALANTLKGDNPFSDACKIAMDYGRESIVKDDWKKIFDDAELDAVITRMLRLERIER; encoded by the coding sequence ATGACCGAGCAGTTGACCATCGCCGTGATCGGGGCCGGCGGCAAGATGGGGATGCGGGTTTCGGACAACCTGCAGCGCACCGAGCACACCGTGCGCTACAGCGAGAACTCCCCCGCCGGGCAGCAGCGGGTCACCGGCGCGGGCCGGGAGGTGACCGGGACCGCGGTCGCGATCAAGGACGCCGACGTGGTGATCCTGGCGGTGCCGGACACGGTGCTCGGCGCGGTCTCCGAGCAGGTCGTTCCGCAGCTCAAGGCCGGCTCGGTGCTGGTCACCCTGGATCCGGCCGCGGCGTACGCGAACCTGCTCGCCGAGCGCGACGACCTCGCGTACGTGGTCGCGCACCCGTGCCACCCCTCGGTGTTCCTGCAGCGCAAGACTCCGGAGGAACTGGCGGACACCTTCGGCGGCATCGCCGCGCCGCAGGAGGTCGTCGCCGCGATCGAGTCCGGCGACGAGCAGCACCGGGCCGTCGCGGAATCGGTGATCCGCGCGATGTACGCGCCGGTGCTCGACGTGCACTGGGTGACCGTCAAGCAGCTGGCCTACCTGGAGCCCACGCTGGTGGAGACGGTGGCCTGCATGGTCGGCGACCTGTTGCGGGAAGCGCTGCACGAGACGGTGCACACCGTCGGCGTCCCGGAGCCCGCCGCGCGGGCGATGCTGCTGGGGCACACCCAGGTCGCGCTGGCCAACACGCTCAAGGGCGACAACCCGTTCTCGGACGCCTGCAAGATCGCGATGGACTACGGCCGGGAGAGCATCGTCAAGGACGACTGGAAGAAGATCTTCGACGATGCCGAGCTGGACGCGGTGATCACCCGGATGCTCCGGTTGGAGCGCATCGAGCGCTGA
- a CDS encoding triose-phosphate isomerase family protein: protein MTRLIGTSLKMYFGHQRTLRYCTEIAEIAGRHPAVRESAAELFVLPSFPALAPAVQRCQETPVAIGAQDLFWEDEGAYTGEVSGAELREMGCRYAEVGHAERRRIFGEDEQVIAGKTAAALRNGLTPVLCLGEEDRGEPARAIRTCRAQLDSALHAARSDGVLGPIVVAYEPQWAIGAAEPASPEFIGEVCAALRAGVAADPALSGSRVIYGGSAKPGLLTALGDSVDGLFLGRFAHDPRAFEQILDEVSAP, encoded by the coding sequence ATGACCCGGCTGATCGGCACCAGCCTGAAGATGTACTTCGGCCACCAGCGCACGCTGCGGTATTGCACCGAGATCGCCGAGATCGCCGGGCGGCACCCCGCGGTGCGCGAGTCGGCGGCCGAGCTGTTCGTGCTGCCGTCGTTCCCTGCGCTCGCCCCGGCCGTGCAGCGCTGCCAGGAGACGCCGGTGGCCATCGGCGCCCAGGACCTGTTCTGGGAGGACGAAGGGGCCTACACCGGCGAGGTCAGCGGTGCGGAGCTGCGCGAAATGGGCTGCCGCTACGCGGAGGTCGGCCACGCAGAGCGGCGCCGGATCTTCGGCGAGGACGAGCAGGTGATCGCCGGCAAGACCGCGGCCGCGCTGCGCAACGGGCTGACTCCGGTGCTGTGCCTGGGAGAGGAGGACCGCGGCGAACCGGCGCGGGCGATCCGGACCTGCCGTGCGCAGCTCGACTCGGCGCTGCACGCCGCCCGCTCGGACGGCGTGCTCGGCCCGATCGTCGTGGCCTACGAGCCGCAGTGGGCGATCGGCGCCGCCGAGCCCGCGTCGCCGGAGTTCATCGGCGAGGTCTGCGCGGCGCTGCGCGCCGGTGTCGCGGCGGACCCGGCGCTGAGCGGCAGCCGGGTGATCTACGGCGGCAGCGCCAAGCCGGGGCTGCTGACCGCGCTGGGCGATTCGGTGGACGGGTTGTTCCTCGGCCGCTTCGCGCACGATCCGCGGGCGTTCGAGCAGATCCTGGACGAGGTGTCCGCACCATGA
- a CDS encoding acyl-CoA dehydrogenase family protein — protein sequence MVTVQRAQALADDVLFPDASTVEAEGVVPRRHFDLLAAEGFYGLAAPAEHGGPEITLAERSLIFEAFAGGCFATAFTWAQHQGVVRGLATTDRSELRERHLADAVRGKLRGGVSFAGAIPQPPRLHATPVDGGYRLDGEAPFVTGWGLVDVLRLSARHGEMVVDGLIDAAPATGIRVEPLTLVAAQASSTVRLFFDGYHLPTERVLDEVPLADVLAAQSASARLNGAMPLGLAGRCTRLVAEAGRPVAADRLEAERDAVREQLDAAFAESTASGDDSAIAAARADAAELALRAAGAVVTAAGSSALLAGAHGQRLVREATFTLVAASRPAIKDGILMRLAGDSG from the coding sequence GTGGTTACCGTGCAGCGGGCGCAAGCCCTGGCCGACGACGTGCTGTTCCCGGACGCGTCCACAGTGGAGGCAGAGGGCGTCGTTCCGCGCAGGCATTTCGACCTGCTCGCCGCGGAGGGCTTCTACGGCCTGGCGGCTCCGGCCGAGCACGGCGGGCCGGAGATCACCCTCGCCGAGCGTTCCCTGATCTTCGAGGCGTTCGCCGGTGGCTGCTTCGCGACCGCGTTCACCTGGGCGCAGCACCAAGGCGTGGTGCGCGGGCTGGCCACCACGGACCGCTCGGAGCTGCGGGAACGCCACCTCGCCGATGCGGTGCGCGGGAAGTTGCGCGGCGGTGTCTCGTTCGCCGGGGCGATCCCGCAGCCGCCGCGGCTGCACGCCACCCCGGTCGACGGCGGCTACCGGCTCGACGGCGAAGCGCCGTTCGTCACCGGCTGGGGGCTGGTGGACGTGCTGCGGCTGTCGGCCCGGCACGGCGAAATGGTCGTCGACGGACTCATCGACGCCGCTCCCGCCACCGGCATCCGGGTCGAACCGCTGACTCTGGTGGCAGCGCAGGCATCGTCGACCGTGCGGCTGTTCTTCGACGGCTACCACCTGCCGACCGAGCGGGTGCTCGACGAGGTCCCGCTGGCCGACGTGCTGGCCGCGCAGTCCGCGAGCGCGCGGCTCAACGGCGCCATGCCGCTCGGGCTGGCGGGCCGCTGCACCAGGCTGGTCGCCGAGGCGGGGCGCCCGGTGGCCGCCGACCGGCTCGAGGCGGAGCGGGACGCGGTGCGCGAGCAGCTCGATGCCGCTTTCGCCGAAAGCACCGCCTCCGGCGACGACTCCGCGATCGCGGCGGCCAGAGCCGACGCCGCTGAGCTGGCGTTGCGCGCGGCAGGTGCGGTCGTCACCGCCGCGGGCAGTTCCGCGCTGCTGGCGGGCGCGCACGGCCAGCGGCTGGTGCGGGAGGCCACCTTCACGCTCGTCGCGGCGTCCCGACCGGCGATCAAGGACGGCATCCTGATGCGGCTGGCGGGCGATTCGGGGTGA
- a CDS encoding FadR/GntR family transcriptional regulator, with protein sequence MSTPNGSEAAGIGEALGSVPAGTAVGEVAKRLLDLFTAGDLQPGTRLPPERSLATSLGVGRSAIREALAALEILGIVVVRPGSGTYLRGSASELLPQTLSWGLMLGEPRTRELVEVRNGLEVLAVRSAAERCTAEDLADLAAQLDGMRQNLTDLAKFVEADRLFHLRIAVASGNVVLQQLLQNVRSLLRIWVERALADRTHAELALSEHQGIYDALRAGDADAAAAAMSAHMGTAAGRLAETLDQDG encoded by the coding sequence ATGTCCACTCCGAACGGGTCCGAGGCCGCGGGCATCGGCGAAGCGCTGGGCAGCGTGCCCGCGGGTACCGCGGTCGGCGAGGTCGCCAAGCGGCTGCTCGACCTGTTCACCGCCGGGGACCTGCAACCCGGCACCCGGCTGCCGCCCGAGCGCAGCCTCGCCACCTCGCTCGGCGTGGGGCGCTCGGCGATCCGCGAAGCGTTGGCGGCGCTGGAGATCCTCGGCATCGTGGTGGTGCGCCCCGGCTCCGGGACGTATCTGCGCGGCAGCGCTTCGGAATTGCTGCCGCAGACGTTGAGCTGGGGATTGATGCTCGGGGAGCCGCGCACCCGCGAGCTCGTCGAGGTGCGCAACGGGCTGGAGGTGCTGGCCGTGCGCAGCGCGGCCGAGCGGTGCACCGCAGAGGACCTGGCCGACCTCGCCGCGCAGCTGGACGGGATGCGGCAGAACCTCACCGACTTGGCGAAGTTCGTCGAGGCCGACCGGCTGTTCCACCTGCGCATCGCGGTGGCTTCCGGCAACGTCGTGCTGCAGCAGCTGTTGCAGAACGTCCGCTCGCTGCTGCGGATCTGGGTCGAGCGCGCGCTGGCCGACCGGACGCACGCGGAACTCGCGCTGTCCGAACATCAGGGGATCTACGACGCACTGCGCGCAGGCGACGCCGACGCGGCCGCCGCCGCGATGAGCGCGCACATGGGCACCGCAGCCGGACGGCTGGCCGAGACCTTGGACCAGGACGGCTGA
- a CDS encoding MFS transporter: protein MDTSTTSRQRRPGVEKAAIRKVAVRLVPFVALMFFVNYLDRTAISFAAPNGMRSDLGLTAAQFGFASGVFFIGYLLLEVPSNIALQKVGARRWLARIMVSWGAVALLFTWVQDFTQLAVLRFLLGVAEAGFFPGAVLFLSLWVPARYRSRILALFYLAQPLTTVLGAPLAGYLMQQQGVFGLQGWRFMFFGVAIPAIVLGVVAWFYLADSPAQAKWLTAAEKDWLTSELSAEQQEKPAGRGGVRAVFRNGRVWALSMLYFGFIYGLYTLAFFLPAIIGRFEQRFSTSFGVFEEGLITAVPYLPAAVVLYLWSRDVTRRGLRPWHIWGPALLGAVSVPLALFAGSPELTIAVITVTACSIFAALPNFWTLPTRFLGGMAAAAGVALINTVGNFAGFVAPYVTGALFDWTGSYVLPMFVVGGFLLLSAVLMVLLGRGDRTGEQTRTAADRSSHRQENP, encoded by the coding sequence GTGGACACCTCGACCACCTCGCGGCAACGCCGCCCGGGCGTGGAAAAGGCGGCCATCCGCAAAGTCGCGGTCCGGCTGGTGCCGTTCGTGGCGCTGATGTTCTTCGTCAACTACCTGGACCGCACGGCGATCAGCTTCGCCGCGCCGAACGGGATGCGCAGCGACCTCGGCCTGACCGCGGCCCAGTTCGGCTTCGCCTCCGGCGTGTTCTTCATCGGCTACCTGCTGCTGGAAGTGCCCAGCAACATCGCCCTGCAGAAGGTCGGGGCGCGCCGCTGGCTCGCCCGGATCATGGTGTCGTGGGGCGCGGTGGCGCTGCTGTTCACGTGGGTGCAGGACTTCACCCAGCTCGCGGTGCTGCGTTTTCTGCTCGGTGTGGCCGAGGCCGGGTTCTTCCCGGGCGCGGTGCTGTTCCTGAGCCTGTGGGTGCCCGCCCGCTACCGCAGCCGGATCCTGGCGCTGTTCTACCTGGCGCAGCCGCTGACCACGGTGCTCGGTGCGCCGCTGGCGGGTTACCTGATGCAGCAGCAGGGTGTGTTCGGCCTGCAGGGCTGGCGGTTCATGTTCTTCGGTGTCGCGATCCCGGCGATCGTGCTGGGCGTGGTCGCGTGGTTCTACCTGGCCGACAGCCCCGCGCAGGCGAAATGGCTCACCGCCGCGGAGAAGGACTGGCTGACTTCGGAACTTTCGGCCGAGCAGCAGGAGAAACCCGCGGGCCGCGGCGGAGTGCGCGCGGTGTTCCGCAACGGCCGGGTGTGGGCGCTGTCGATGCTCTACTTCGGGTTCATCTACGGGCTCTACACGCTGGCGTTCTTCCTGCCCGCGATCATCGGCCGGTTCGAGCAGCGGTTCTCCACCAGCTTCGGCGTGTTCGAGGAAGGCTTGATCACCGCGGTGCCCTACCTGCCCGCCGCCGTGGTGCTCTACCTGTGGTCGCGGGACGTGACCCGGCGCGGTCTGCGTCCCTGGCACATCTGGGGACCGGCGCTGCTCGGCGCGGTCAGCGTGCCGCTGGCGCTGTTCGCGGGCTCGCCGGAGCTGACCATCGCGGTCATCACGGTCACCGCGTGCTCGATCTTCGCCGCGCTGCCGAACTTCTGGACGCTGCCGACCCGGTTCCTCGGCGGGATGGCCGCCGCCGCGGGCGTCGCGCTGATCAACACCGTCGGCAACTTCGCCGGGTTCGTCGCGCCTTACGTCACCGGCGCGCTGTTCGACTGGACCGGCTCCTACGTGCTGCCGATGTTCGTCGTGGGCGGATTCTTGCTGCTTTCGGCAGTGCTGATGGTATTGCTGGGCCGCGGAGACCGGACGGGTGAGCAGACCCGCACGGCCGCCGACCGATCGTCACACCGGCAGGAGAACCCATGA
- a CDS encoding dihydroxyacetone kinase family protein, which produces MTRLFNDPGAFAAEMLNGFATAQQHRLRQVSGGVIRRGQTPPGRVAVVIGGGSGHYPAFGGLVGPGLAHGAAMGNLFASPSARQVHSVAASADNGGGVLLCYGNYAGDVLHFGLAEQRLIGDGIGCRTVVVTDDVSSAEPSDVDRRRGVAGDLVVFKAAAAAAEEGFDLDEVARVAAHANARTRSFGVAFGGCTMPGADQPLFTVADGKMAVGMGIHGEPGIDEQEVPTADGLAELFVQKVLAEVPEDVGQVAGSRVAVLLNGLGSVKYEELFVVYRRVAELLAEAGLVVVEPEIGELVTSFDMAGASLTLCWLDDELERFWRAPADSPAYRKLPAAEDGPQSAQAVLELEEIPRASAESRAAAVRVLAALETVKSTVDDNAAELGRIDAVAGDGDHGIGMQRGAEAAVLAAREAAAGGAGAGTLLGRAADEWADQAGGTSGALWGVALRALGAEFGDESAPSAHSIAAGVRAAKDAVIRLGQARLGDKTMVDALVPFADELERALAAGSSLTTASEVAATAAQQAAEATASLRPLLGRARPLAERSVGTPDPGAVSLALIVRSVQAELGAGAGA; this is translated from the coding sequence ATGACACGACTGTTCAACGATCCGGGCGCGTTCGCCGCGGAAATGCTGAACGGCTTCGCGACCGCCCAGCAGCACCGGCTCCGCCAGGTCTCCGGCGGAGTGATCCGGCGCGGGCAGACCCCGCCGGGCCGGGTCGCCGTGGTGATCGGCGGCGGCTCCGGGCACTACCCCGCGTTCGGCGGCCTGGTCGGGCCTGGGCTGGCGCACGGGGCGGCGATGGGCAACCTGTTCGCCTCGCCGTCGGCCAGGCAGGTCCACTCGGTGGCCGCCTCGGCGGACAACGGCGGCGGAGTGCTGCTGTGCTACGGCAACTACGCGGGCGACGTGCTGCACTTCGGGCTCGCCGAGCAGCGGCTGATCGGCGACGGAATCGGCTGCCGCACGGTCGTGGTCACCGACGACGTCTCCAGCGCGGAACCGTCCGATGTGGACCGGCGTCGCGGCGTGGCCGGGGACCTCGTGGTGTTCAAGGCCGCCGCCGCTGCCGCCGAGGAAGGCTTCGACCTCGACGAGGTCGCCCGGGTCGCCGCGCACGCCAACGCCCGCACCCGCTCCTTCGGCGTGGCCTTCGGCGGGTGCACGATGCCCGGCGCGGACCAGCCGCTGTTCACCGTCGCCGACGGGAAAATGGCCGTGGGCATGGGAATCCACGGTGAGCCCGGCATCGACGAGCAGGAGGTCCCCACCGCCGACGGGCTGGCCGAGCTGTTCGTGCAGAAGGTGCTCGCGGAAGTGCCCGAGGATGTCGGGCAGGTCGCGGGCAGCCGGGTCGCGGTGCTGCTCAACGGACTCGGGTCGGTGAAGTACGAAGAGCTGTTCGTGGTCTACCGGCGGGTGGCCGAACTGCTGGCCGAAGCCGGGCTGGTGGTCGTCGAACCGGAGATCGGCGAGCTGGTGACCAGCTTCGACATGGCCGGGGCCTCGCTCACGCTGTGCTGGCTGGACGACGAGCTGGAGCGGTTCTGGCGCGCGCCCGCCGACTCCCCCGCCTACCGCAAGCTGCCGGCTGCCGAGGACGGTCCGCAGTCCGCGCAGGCCGTGCTGGAGCTCGAAGAGATTCCGCGCGCTTCGGCGGAATCCCGCGCCGCGGCGGTGCGGGTGCTGGCCGCGCTGGAGACCGTCAAGTCCACTGTGGATGACAATGCGGCGGAGCTGGGCCGGATCGACGCGGTCGCGGGCGACGGCGACCACGGCATCGGGATGCAGCGCGGCGCGGAAGCCGCGGTGCTGGCCGCGCGGGAAGCCGCCGCGGGCGGAGCGGGCGCGGGCACCCTGCTCGGCCGGGCCGCCGACGAGTGGGCCGATCAGGCCGGCGGGACTTCAGGAGCGCTGTGGGGCGTGGCGCTGCGCGCGCTGGGAGCCGAGTTCGGCGACGAGTCCGCACCCTCCGCGCACAGCATCGCAGCAGGTGTACGAGCCGCCAAGGACGCGGTGATCCGCCTCGGGCAGGCTCGGCTCGGCGACAAGACGATGGTCGACGCGCTGGTGCCGTTCGCCGATGAGCTGGAACGTGCGCTCGCCGCCGGATCGTCGCTGACCACCGCTTCGGAGGTGGCCGCGACCGCTGCGCAACAGGCAGCGGAGGCGACCGCTTCGCTGCGCCCGCTTCTCGGCCGCGCCCGGCCGCTGGCGGAGCGGAGCGTCGGCACGCCCGACCCGGGTGCGGTGTCGCTGGCGCTGATCGTTCGCTCGGTGCAGGCCGAGCTCGGCGCGGGAGCGGGCGCGTGA
- a CDS encoding xanthine dehydrogenase family protein molybdopterin-binding subunit yields the protein MVNRLDAPLKVTGRADYGTDRNFPGMAHGYVVVSTIAHGEIAAMDVTAASSSPGVLGVYTPFEPLPLRTPTSSVAGKIWVPLQDKEVSYYGQPIGFVVAESFEQARDAAMRIEVSYHRRPARTSLDEGLTTAEDAPPAMDGSPPSLSVLADGVESIEDAFAGSPVVVDATYRTATQNHAPMEPHSAVALWDSDGLTVYSGNQGAHLQAAEVADALEADPSSVRAVNPFVGGAFGGKGVTSTPAFLAAAAARALGRPVKAALSREQVFTATAGRAATVQRIALGADRDGTLIALLHDSTCSTSADRSFVEPTSHGTSREWYATQNLAISQKIVPLNLPPTTFMRAPGEAPGSFALESAIDELAVALRMDPIELRLRNNSAAPPGKDLQWSSKHLDECFRTGARRFGWQHRPPGERSDGDWLVGQGTATAMFPALRFPATVGITLHADDRAEVATSGADPGTGLLTVLSLVGAESLDIPQELITPRLGDSALPPGGMSGGSTATASAGSAVVVAAAEVTDALLELAAAPGSPFEGMEVVYEAGRLLAGDRSMTFGELLRAVGRSSISATGSSTPGEELTKHSFSSFGAQFCEVRVHKWTREARVSRMTGVFDAGRIINEQTARSQLAGGMIWGVSAALHEGLEIEPDGRFANGDFAGYLLPVNADIPDVDVQFVQYPDTLQNSLGARGVGEIGIVGMAAAVANAVYNATGIRVRNIPIMLEDLLQQ from the coding sequence ATGGTCAACCGGCTGGACGCGCCGCTGAAAGTCACCGGCAGGGCCGACTACGGGACCGACCGCAACTTCCCCGGCATGGCCCACGGATACGTCGTGGTCAGCACCATCGCGCACGGGGAGATCGCGGCGATGGACGTCACCGCAGCGAGCAGCTCCCCCGGAGTGCTCGGCGTGTACACGCCGTTCGAGCCGCTGCCGCTGCGCACACCGACCTCGTCGGTCGCCGGCAAGATCTGGGTTCCGTTGCAGGACAAGGAAGTCAGCTACTACGGCCAGCCGATCGGGTTCGTGGTCGCCGAGAGCTTCGAGCAGGCGCGCGACGCGGCGATGCGCATCGAGGTTTCCTACCACCGGCGGCCCGCGCGGACCTCGCTGGACGAAGGGCTCACCACCGCGGAGGACGCACCGCCCGCCATGGACGGATCGCCGCCCTCCTTGAGCGTTCTCGCGGACGGCGTCGAGTCCATCGAGGACGCTTTCGCCGGCAGCCCGGTGGTGGTCGACGCGACCTATCGGACCGCGACGCAGAACCACGCCCCGATGGAGCCGCATTCCGCGGTCGCGCTGTGGGATTCCGATGGCTTGACGGTCTACAGTGGAAACCAGGGCGCCCACCTGCAAGCGGCCGAGGTGGCCGACGCGCTGGAAGCGGACCCGTCATCGGTCCGGGCCGTGAATCCGTTCGTGGGCGGGGCTTTCGGCGGCAAGGGAGTCACCTCGACCCCGGCGTTCCTGGCGGCGGCCGCGGCTCGGGCGCTCGGCAGGCCGGTCAAGGCCGCGCTGAGCCGCGAGCAGGTCTTCACCGCGACCGCCGGCCGCGCCGCCACTGTGCAGCGGATCGCCCTCGGCGCGGATCGGGACGGCACGCTCATCGCGCTGCTGCACGACTCGACGTGCAGCACGTCCGCGGACCGGTCGTTCGTGGAGCCGACCTCGCACGGCACCTCGCGGGAGTGGTATGCGACGCAGAACCTGGCCATCAGCCAGAAGATCGTGCCGCTGAACCTCCCGCCGACCACGTTCATGCGCGCACCCGGCGAGGCCCCCGGCTCGTTCGCGCTGGAAAGCGCGATCGACGAGCTGGCCGTCGCGCTGCGCATGGACCCGATCGAGCTGCGGCTGCGGAACAACTCGGCGGCACCGCCCGGAAAAGACCTGCAGTGGTCCAGCAAGCACCTGGACGAGTGCTTCCGCACCGGTGCGCGGCGGTTCGGCTGGCAGCACCGCCCGCCGGGGGAACGCAGCGACGGCGACTGGCTCGTCGGGCAGGGCACGGCGACCGCCATGTTCCCGGCCCTCCGGTTCCCCGCCACGGTCGGGATCACGCTGCACGCCGACGACCGGGCGGAAGTCGCGACCAGCGGAGCCGACCCGGGAACGGGCCTGCTGACCGTGCTTTCGCTGGTGGGGGCCGAATCGCTGGACATCCCGCAGGAGCTGATCACGCCGCGGCTGGGCGACTCGGCGCTGCCGCCCGGGGGCATGTCCGGCGGTTCGACCGCGACCGCCAGCGCCGGTTCGGCCGTCGTGGTCGCGGCCGCCGAGGTGACCGACGCGTTGCTCGAGCTGGCGGCGGCGCCGGGCTCGCCCTTCGAGGGCATGGAGGTGGTCTACGAAGCGGGCAGGCTGCTCGCCGGTGACCGCAGCATGACCTTCGGCGAGCTGTTGCGCGCGGTCGGCCGCTCATCGATCTCCGCGACGGGCTCGTCCACGCCCGGCGAGGAGCTGACCAAGCACTCGTTCAGCTCGTTCGGTGCGCAGTTCTGCGAGGTCCGGGTGCACAAGTGGACCCGGGAGGCGCGGGTCTCGCGGATGACCGGCGTGTTCGACGCGGGCCGGATCATCAACGAGCAGACGGCGCGCAGCCAGCTCGCGGGCGGCATGATCTGGGGCGTGTCGGCGGCGCTGCACGAGGGCCTGGAGATCGAGCCGGACGGCCGGTTCGCCAACGGCGACTTCGCCGGCTACCTGCTGCCGGTCAACGCCGACATCCCCGATGTCGACGTGCAGTTCGTGCAATACCCGGACACGTTGCAGAACAGCCTGGGAGCGCGCGGGGTCGGCGAGATCGGCATCGTCGGCATGGCGGCGGCGGTGGCCAACGCCGTGTACAACGCCACCGGCATCCGCGTCCGCAACATCCCCATCATGCTGGAAGATCTGCTGCAGCAGTGA
- a CDS encoding TIM barrel protein, with product MTIGLSTYAYFWQWSEHAPEPLSLTGMLADTARHGVSLFQICDYPPLESMSGEQLRAVRATADRLGVELELGTRGLQPEHLRRFLQLAELLGARLVRSMMHTADDKPDLDEAERRLREVLPEYAAAGVTIALETYEQVPTGTLVELVERVGDPHLGICLDPANVVAALEHPVSVVESTAAHVRNVHVKDFEFVRSPGWVGFSLIGAPLGDGLLDREHLLRQVRPQDRGINEVIEHWLPWQGDAHTTCAVEREWTAHNLEQLRRQRT from the coding sequence ATGACGATCGGGCTGAGCACCTACGCCTACTTCTGGCAGTGGTCCGAGCACGCGCCGGAACCGCTGTCGCTGACCGGCATGCTCGCCGACACCGCCCGGCACGGGGTGTCGCTGTTCCAGATCTGCGACTACCCGCCGCTGGAGTCGATGTCCGGCGAGCAGCTGCGGGCGGTGCGCGCGACCGCCGACCGGCTCGGCGTCGAACTGGAACTGGGCACCCGCGGCCTGCAACCCGAACACCTGCGGCGGTTCCTGCAACTCGCCGAGCTGCTGGGAGCGCGGCTGGTGCGCTCGATGATGCACACCGCGGACGACAAGCCGGACCTGGACGAGGCCGAACGCAGGCTCCGCGAGGTATTGCCCGAGTACGCGGCCGCGGGCGTCACGATCGCGCTGGAGACCTACGAGCAGGTGCCCACCGGCACGCTGGTCGAGCTCGTCGAGCGCGTCGGCGATCCGCACCTGGGCATCTGCCTCGACCCGGCCAACGTGGTCGCCGCGCTGGAACACCCGGTGTCGGTGGTGGAAAGCACCGCCGCGCACGTGCGGAACGTGCACGTCAAGGACTTCGAGTTCGTCCGGTCGCCGGGCTGGGTGGGCTTCTCGCTGATCGGCGCACCGCTGGGCGACGGGCTGCTGGACCGCGAACACCTGCTGCGGCAGGTGCGCCCGCAAGACCGCGGCATCAACGAGGTCATCGAGCACTGGCTGCCCTGGCAGGGCGATGCGCACACGACCTGCGCGGTCGAACGCGAGTGGACCGCGCACAACCTGGAGCAGTTGAGGAGGCAGCGGACATGA
- a CDS encoding 8-amino-7-oxononanoate synthase: MNGWPQWFAERRSVREDAGLQRTLRPRAADEDFIDLAGNDYLGLSRHPEVCRAAADAVLEWGAGAGASRLVTGTTTLHAELERELAEFTGREAALVFSTGYHANLSAVTALADKQTLIVSDAHVHASLIDAARLSRAAIEVVPHNDVAAVRAAVAEAGDRRAIVLTESVFSVLGDAAPLADLAAVCAEHDALLVVDEAHGLGVAGPGGRGLVHAQGLAGNPRVVVTATLSKSLGAMGGAALGSVALIDHVTNVARPFIFDTGLAPAPAAGAQAALRVLRERPDLPSWIHRRSGELAERLGVRSSAGAVLSVPMPSPQVAVAAQAAARARGVRVGCFRPPSVPDGISRLRITTHAGLDEQAWSDAVEVLASIADEHRR, translated from the coding sequence ATGAACGGCTGGCCGCAGTGGTTCGCCGAGCGGCGCAGCGTGCGCGAGGACGCCGGTTTGCAGCGCACGTTGCGGCCGCGGGCGGCCGACGAAGACTTCATCGACCTCGCGGGCAACGACTACCTCGGGTTGAGCCGCCATCCCGAGGTATGCCGGGCGGCCGCGGACGCGGTACTGGAGTGGGGTGCGGGCGCCGGCGCCTCCCGCCTGGTCACCGGTACGACCACGCTGCACGCCGAGCTGGAGCGCGAACTCGCCGAGTTCACCGGACGCGAGGCTGCGCTGGTCTTCTCGACCGGATACCACGCCAACCTCTCCGCGGTGACCGCGCTGGCGGACAAGCAGACGCTGATCGTCTCCGACGCGCACGTGCACGCCTCGCTGATCGACGCGGCGCGGCTGTCCCGGGCGGCGATCGAGGTGGTTCCGCACAACGACGTCGCCGCGGTCCGGGCCGCAGTGGCCGAGGCCGGTGACCGGCGCGCGATCGTGCTGACCGAGTCGGTCTTCTCGGTGCTCGGCGACGCGGCGCCGCTCGCGGACCTGGCCGCGGTCTGCGCCGAGCACGACGCGCTGCTGGTCGTGGATGAGGCGCACGGGCTCGGTGTCGCCGGGCCCGGCGGTCGCGGGCTGGTGCATGCGCAGGGCCTGGCCGGGAATCCGCGGGTGGTGGTGACCGCGACGCTGTCCAAGTCGCTCGGCGCGATGGGCGGTGCGGCGCTCGGCTCGGTCGCGCTGATCGATCACGTCACGAACGTCGCCCGCCCGTTCATCTTCGACACCGGCCTGGCACCGGCTCCCGCCGCGGGTGCGCAGGCCGCGCTGCGCGTGCTGCGGGAGCGGCCGGACCTCCCGTCATGGATCCACCGGCGCAGTGGCGAGCTGGCCGAGCGGCTCGGCGTGCGGTCGTCGGCGGGCGCGGTGCTCTCGGTGCCGATGCCGTCGCCGCAGGTCGCGGTCGCCGCGCAGGCAGCGGCGCGCGCTCGCGGAGTCCGGGTGGGCTGCTTCCGGCCGCCGTCGGTGCCGGACGGGATCTCGCGACTGCGGATCACCACCCATGCCGGGCTGGACGAACAGGCCTGGTCGGACGCGGTCGAGGTGCTGGCGAGTATCGCCGACGAGCACCGGCGGTAG